A portion of the Lolium rigidum isolate FL_2022 chromosome 1, APGP_CSIRO_Lrig_0.1, whole genome shotgun sequence genome contains these proteins:
- the LOC124673088 gene encoding signal recognition particle 9 kDa protein: MVYFDSWDEFVDRSVQLFRADPITTRYMMKYRHCDGKLVLKVTDDRQCLKFKTDQAQDAKKMEKLNNIFFALMTRGPDADISEVSGKEQAEQQQSKKGRGGRRQ; this comes from the exons ATGGTGTACTTCGATTCGTGGGACGAGTTCGTCGACCGCTCCGTGCAGCTCTTCCGCGCCGACCCCATCACC ACGCGCTACATGATGAAGTACCGGCACTGCGACGGGAAGCTCGTGCTCAAGGTTACCGACGACCGCCAG TGCTTGAAGTTTAAGACGGACCAAGCTCAGGACGCAAAGAAGATGGAGAAGCTCAACAACATCTTTTTCGCTCTCATGACTCGTGGACCTGACG CTGATATAAGCGAGGTTTCAGGGAAGGAACAGGCCGAGCAACAGCAATCGAAGAAAGGACGGGGTGGCAGGAGGCAGTAG